One Candidatus Korarchaeum sp. genomic region harbors:
- the udg gene encoding type-4 uracil-DNA glycosylase — MRLEEIAERIRRCEKCPLHISRKRAVPGEGSEDSRIMFIGEAPGRNEDEMGRPFVGAAGKLLEELLASVGLRRGEVFITNVVKCRPPNNRDPEPGEIEACLPYLIEQVSVIDPDVIVALGRHSAGVLLGRIGGVSIMRVRGRVHEVEVFGKLRKVMPTLHPAAALYNPKLRSLIEEDFEELRRVISSRGSGLESWI, encoded by the coding sequence TTGAGGCTCGAGGAGATAGCTGAGAGGATAAGGAGGTGCGAGAAGTGCCCTCTACACATCAGCAGGAAAAGAGCAGTGCCTGGGGAGGGAAGCGAGGATTCCAGGATCATGTTCATCGGTGAAGCTCCCGGAAGGAACGAGGACGAGATGGGGAGACCCTTCGTAGGCGCAGCAGGTAAGCTCCTGGAGGAGCTGCTCGCTTCCGTAGGGCTGAGGAGAGGGGAGGTCTTCATAACGAACGTGGTTAAGTGCAGGCCCCCCAACAATAGGGATCCTGAGCCCGGGGAGATAGAGGCCTGCCTCCCCTATCTGATCGAACAGGTTTCCGTGATAGATCCGGATGTGATAGTCGCTCTGGGGAGGCACAGCGCCGGCGTGCTACTGGGGAGGATCGGTGGGGTATCGATAATGAGGGTCAGGGGGAGGGTGCATGAGGTCGAGGTTTTCGGGAAGCTCAGGAAGGTGATGCCCACGCTGCATCCCGCGGCAGCCCTCTACAACCCGAAACTCAGGTCGCTGATAGAGGAGGACTTCGAGGAGCTGAGGCGTGTGATCAGCAGTAGGGGATCAGGGCTAGAGAGTTGGATCTGA
- a CDS encoding glutamine synthetase family protein has protein sequence MQPEDILKWVNEGSVDKVELEYVDILGYLRSSLISAQRFLESKVGSFDASSVKIAEISRSDASLVPDFSTSILIGDTCRILCEIWEDMGRRRSRMDPRFVAERTEEFLLSEGYRGHVGAEIEFFVLGKDLRPVSLPWSEGRVNYMVSPPLDPLRELEVEVLRELSEAKLKPEVTHHEVSSGQLEISLAANSPLRSADSVIRAKRIIREVATRMGSIATFMPKPVGRINGSGMHFHMSLWDPKGERNLFYDEGDEYAEISQLARYFIGGILEHVSSLAALVAPTVNSYRRLVPGFEAPVYACWGRGNRSAAVRVPVYRKGVGKSKRIEFRVPDPSCNPYMAFSAVFLAGLDGVRRKVDPGDPVDFNVYEHNAGLKRLPRSLYEALDELESDNSYLRPAFDTELLDRYLELKRREALELAEWPSEAEYRMYLIA, from the coding sequence ATGCAGCCCGAGGACATCCTGAAGTGGGTGAACGAGGGAAGCGTAGACAAAGTTGAGCTGGAGTACGTGGACATATTGGGCTACTTAAGGAGCAGCCTAATCTCGGCTCAGAGGTTCTTAGAATCTAAGGTAGGGTCATTTGATGCTAGCAGTGTGAAGATAGCGGAGATAAGCAGGAGCGATGCTTCCCTCGTCCCGGATTTCTCCACTTCCATCCTGATCGGGGACACCTGCAGGATCCTCTGCGAGATATGGGAGGATATGGGGAGAAGGAGATCCAGAATGGACCCCAGGTTCGTAGCTGAGAGGACGGAGGAATTCCTACTCTCGGAGGGGTACAGGGGGCACGTGGGCGCTGAGATAGAGTTCTTCGTCCTGGGGAAGGACCTCAGGCCGGTATCGCTCCCCTGGTCAGAGGGGAGGGTGAACTACATGGTATCTCCCCCTCTGGACCCACTCAGGGAACTGGAAGTGGAGGTGCTGAGGGAGCTATCCGAAGCCAAGCTGAAGCCCGAGGTGACGCATCATGAGGTTTCGAGTGGTCAGCTGGAGATATCGCTAGCGGCTAACAGCCCACTCAGATCAGCTGACTCCGTCATCAGGGCTAAGAGGATCATAAGGGAGGTCGCCACTAGGATGGGATCGATAGCTACCTTCATGCCCAAGCCGGTCGGTAGGATCAACGGGAGCGGTATGCACTTCCACATGAGCCTATGGGACCCAAAGGGAGAGAGGAACTTGTTTTACGATGAGGGCGATGAGTACGCTGAGATAAGTCAGCTAGCCAGGTACTTCATAGGGGGGATATTGGAGCACGTAAGCTCCCTCGCCGCGCTGGTCGCGCCTACCGTGAACAGCTACAGGAGGCTGGTTCCGGGTTTCGAAGCCCCGGTGTATGCGTGCTGGGGGAGGGGTAACAGGAGCGCGGCGGTGAGAGTCCCGGTGTACAGGAAGGGGGTGGGTAAATCGAAGAGGATAGAGTTCAGGGTTCCGGATCCGAGCTGCAACCCTTACATGGCGTTCTCAGCCGTCTTCCTAGCGGGACTCGACGGTGTGAGGAGGAAGGTGGATCCGGGGGATCCAGTCGACTTCAACGTCTACGAGCATAACGCTGGGCTCAAGAGACTACCGAGGAGTCTCTATGAAGCCCTTGATGAGCTCGAGAGCGATAACTCCTACCTAAGGCCCGCTTTCGATACTGAGCTTTTGGATAGGTACTTAGAGCTGAAGAGGAGGGAGGCCCTTGAGCTGGCCGAGTGGCCCAGTGAGGCTGAGTACAGGATGTACCTGATAGCCTAA
- a CDS encoding epoxyqueuosine reductase, whose translation MLSYGTLKDLLNRIIRDEVAASGIPFRLPAPVASCSAEDPLWRELKLSHPWMRLPEEVLPGARGVIVFALPVSLEAVMSNLKGEDPSLEWLRDYVAANEILWRTAVKLSSILEDYGYRSLAMRPTHDFDEDELRASWSHRHAGFVCGLGTFGLNNLLITTMGCAVRLNSVITEASIEGGPKPELEYCLAKRGYECNACMRRCPVRALDNWPLRKRRCYEKLVNSAERAGIRYADACGKCSTGVPCATRIP comes from the coding sequence GTGCTGAGTTACGGAACTCTGAAGGATCTGCTGAACCGTATAATCAGGGATGAGGTCGCGGCTTCGGGGATCCCATTCAGATTACCAGCCCCCGTTGCTAGCTGCAGTGCTGAGGACCCTCTCTGGAGGGAGTTGAAGCTCTCTCACCCTTGGATGAGGCTTCCTGAGGAGGTGCTACCGGGGGCCAGGGGGGTAATAGTATTCGCCCTCCCAGTGAGCTTGGAGGCTGTGATGAGCAATCTAAAGGGGGAAGATCCCTCACTTGAATGGCTTAGGGACTACGTTGCAGCTAATGAGATTTTGTGGAGGACAGCTGTTAAATTATCCTCTATACTTGAGGATTACGGTTATAGAAGCCTAGCCATGAGGCCCACCCACGATTTCGATGAGGATGAGCTCAGGGCTAGTTGGAGCCATAGGCACGCCGGTTTCGTTTGCGGCTTAGGGACTTTCGGCCTCAACAACCTCCTGATAACGACCATGGGTTGCGCTGTGAGGTTGAACTCCGTCATAACGGAAGCGAGCATTGAGGGAGGACCTAAGCCAGAGCTCGAGTACTGCCTCGCTAAACGAGGCTATGAGTGCAATGCTTGCATGCGTAGGTGCCCCGTGAGGGCTCTCGATAACTGGCCTCTCCGGAAGAGGAGGTGTTACGAGAAGCTCGTTAATTCAGCTGAGAGAGCCGGCATCCGTTACGCTGACGCGTGTGGTAAGTGCTCCACAGGGGTGCCGTGCGCGACTAGGATTCCCTGA
- a CDS encoding 2-isopropylmalate synthase, giving the protein MRWYEWFFPEMSIPRVARRAPSHDLVITDTTLRDGQQGSRPFTEEECIKIYALLSELDNGSGVIRDIELFPYTAKDRRVIKTLIDFGTTPRPIGWIRASMEDLRLVKESGLDTTVLLTSVSDYHIYHKLGIDREVAKGKFLSVIREALRIGLRVKVAMEDITRSDIYGFVLPFMDEVMRISESEGVDVGFKLSDTLGLALPFPELPLPRSVPKLVRTLIDELGLRSGQLEFHGHNDFHLVVANHLAAWLYGASLSNCTLMGIGERAGNCPLEAMAVLRSQLTEDDRMSLRAIGRIADLFREMGFTVPKFYPLLGENAFSTKAGIHIDGLLKNPSIYLPFDPEMIGRPYSVEVSPYSGRAGLVYWLARRLNLRDWRVLKEDPRVELAYSEVMKLFENGRVDPLSEEEVMNLMRKYFPELSVVREQWQ; this is encoded by the coding sequence GTGAGGTGGTATGAGTGGTTCTTCCCCGAGATGAGTATCCCTAGGGTAGCTAGGAGAGCACCCTCCCATGACCTAGTGATAACCGATACCACGCTGAGGGACGGCCAGCAGGGGAGCAGACCGTTCACGGAGGAGGAGTGCATCAAGATATACGCTCTCCTCTCTGAGCTAGATAACGGCAGCGGGGTCATCAGGGACATAGAGCTCTTCCCCTACACGGCTAAGGACAGGAGGGTGATTAAGACTCTTATCGACTTCGGAACCACCCCCAGGCCAATAGGATGGATAAGAGCGAGCATGGAGGACCTTAGATTGGTTAAGGAATCGGGATTAGACACTACGGTGCTTCTAACTTCAGTGTCGGACTATCACATATACCACAAACTGGGGATCGATAGGGAGGTAGCTAAGGGGAAGTTCCTCTCCGTGATCAGGGAGGCCCTGAGGATCGGCCTCAGGGTGAAGGTCGCCATGGAGGACATAACTAGATCCGATATCTACGGCTTCGTCCTACCGTTCATGGATGAGGTGATGAGGATCTCCGAAAGCGAGGGGGTCGATGTGGGCTTCAAGCTATCTGATACCCTCGGCCTGGCCCTCCCCTTCCCGGAGCTGCCCCTACCCAGGAGCGTCCCCAAGCTGGTGAGGACGTTGATCGATGAGTTAGGCTTGAGGAGCGGGCAACTTGAGTTTCACGGTCACAATGACTTTCACTTGGTCGTCGCGAACCACCTGGCGGCTTGGCTTTACGGGGCATCGCTATCGAACTGCACGCTGATGGGCATAGGCGAGAGGGCGGGCAACTGCCCTCTCGAAGCGATGGCTGTGCTGCGCTCTCAATTAACTGAGGATGATAGGATGAGCTTGAGGGCCATAGGGAGGATAGCGGATCTCTTCAGGGAGATGGGATTCACCGTCCCTAAGTTCTACCCCTTGCTCGGGGAGAACGCCTTCAGCACCAAGGCAGGGATCCACATAGACGGCTTACTGAAGAACCCTTCCATATACCTACCGTTCGATCCCGAGATGATAGGGAGGCCCTACTCGGTCGAGGTATCCCCTTACTCCGGCAGAGCGGGGCTGGTATACTGGTTGGCCAGGAGGCTCAACTTGAGGGACTGGAGGGTCCTGAAGGAGGACCCTAGGGTTGAGCTAGCTTACAGCGAGGTGATGAAGCTCTTCGAGAACGGTAGAGTTGATCCCCTGAGCGAGGAGGAGGTGATGAACCTCATGAGAAAGTACTTCCCGGAGCTCTCGGTGGTGAGGGAGCAATGGCAATGA
- a CDS encoding 3-isopropylmalate dehydratase/homoaconitate hydratase family large subunit, whose translation MVEKILSLKVGRRVSPGEHVVAPVDLVYAHDGTAPLAIEIMERLGVKEIKGRSVFTIDHASPPHNVDSASIHSRMRDFASRWGVELLDVGEGICHQVIPERGMVRPWDLVIGADSHTVTLGALGALATGVGSTDAAMAMMTGRIWLRVPETMALRIEGPLRSCVTAKDVILEIIGRLRSDGANYKAVEFLGSTVESMSVDSKMTLANMSVEMGAKAGLIPTDPNTIAWLRERVMGEVREIGPDDGADYSSLHHFSAPEIKPNVSLPGSVDKVAPVEEVEGEEVQLVFIGSCSGGRFEDFLGAARIMRGRRRSESTRCIAIPASKEVYRRLVDSGLINTLLEFGCLVGPPTCGPCIGAHMGLAGPGEVVVSTSTRNFPGRMGSPDSRVYLASPLTAAASAAAGKLTDPGRFLR comes from the coding sequence ATGGTCGAGAAGATCCTCTCGCTCAAGGTCGGTAGGCGGGTGAGCCCTGGAGAGCATGTGGTAGCTCCAGTGGACCTGGTTTACGCTCACGACGGTACCGCTCCCCTAGCTATCGAGATAATGGAGAGGTTAGGGGTCAAGGAGATTAAAGGAAGGTCCGTTTTCACGATAGATCATGCATCACCGCCCCATAACGTAGATTCGGCATCCATACACTCCAGGATGAGGGACTTCGCCTCCAGGTGGGGTGTGGAGCTCCTAGATGTCGGTGAGGGCATATGCCACCAGGTGATACCCGAGAGGGGTATGGTGAGGCCTTGGGATCTCGTCATAGGGGCTGACAGTCACACGGTAACGCTAGGGGCCTTAGGTGCCCTAGCTACTGGAGTGGGGAGCACCGACGCAGCTATGGCTATGATGACCGGCAGGATCTGGTTGAGGGTCCCTGAGACGATGGCTCTGAGGATAGAAGGTCCTCTCAGGAGCTGCGTAACCGCAAAGGACGTCATACTGGAGATCATAGGGAGGTTGAGGAGCGATGGAGCTAATTACAAGGCCGTCGAGTTCCTGGGATCTACGGTAGAATCAATGAGCGTTGACTCCAAGATGACCCTCGCCAATATGAGCGTGGAGATGGGCGCTAAAGCTGGACTGATACCCACGGATCCCAATACGATCGCTTGGTTGAGGGAGAGGGTCATGGGGGAGGTGAGGGAGATAGGGCCGGATGATGGAGCCGACTACTCCTCCCTTCACCATTTCTCAGCTCCCGAGATAAAGCCCAACGTCTCGCTTCCCGGCAGCGTGGACAAGGTCGCTCCGGTGGAGGAGGTGGAGGGTGAGGAGGTTCAGCTGGTCTTCATAGGCTCCTGCTCCGGTGGGAGGTTCGAGGACTTCCTGGGGGCCGCTAGGATAATGAGGGGAAGGAGGAGAAGCGAGAGTACGAGGTGCATAGCTATACCGGCATCCAAGGAGGTTTACAGGAGGCTAGTTGACTCAGGGCTCATTAACACGCTTCTGGAGTTCGGCTGTCTGGTGGGCCCCCCCACCTGCGGCCCCTGCATAGGGGCTCACATGGGTCTGGCAGGGCCGGGGGAGGTGGTAGTCTCGACATCGACCAGGAACTTCCCGGGGAGGATGGGATCGCCCGATAGTAGGGTCTACCTGGCCTCCCCGCTGACGGCAGCTGCGTCGGCTGCTGCAGGTAAGCTGACCGATCCCGGGAGGTTCTTGAGATGA
- a CDS encoding 3-isopropylmalate dehydratase, producing MRISGRAWRLGDDITTDHIIPGRLKYSVGSLEEMRKYVFHDLIPNFAELVRPNDIIVAGRNFGYGSSREHAPRLLKILGIGVVIASSFARIFYRNAINVGLPVVEADVRADQWDLIEVDLEEGIIENKTKASAFRFKPFPREIMEILSEGGIEEYFRRKGRLPWE from the coding sequence ATGAGGATATCGGGAAGGGCTTGGAGACTCGGCGATGACATCACGACGGATCACATAATCCCCGGGAGGCTGAAGTACTCGGTGGGTAGCTTGGAGGAGATGAGGAAGTACGTCTTCCACGACCTCATACCGAACTTCGCGGAACTCGTCAGGCCCAACGATATCATAGTGGCCGGGAGGAACTTCGGTTACGGTTCGAGCAGGGAGCATGCCCCTAGGCTCCTGAAGATCCTGGGAATAGGGGTCGTTATAGCCTCGAGCTTCGCTAGGATATTCTACAGGAACGCCATAAACGTCGGTCTCCCGGTGGTGGAGGCGGATGTGAGGGCCGATCAGTGGGACCTGATCGAGGTGGACCTGGAGGAGGGCATCATAGAGAACAAGACGAAAGCGTCCGCCTTCAGGTTCAAACCCTTCCCAAGGGAGATAATGGAGATCCTGAGCGAGGGAGGGATCGAGGAGTACTTCAGGAGGAAGGGTAGGTTACCGTGGGAGTGA
- a CDS encoding isocitrate/isopropylmalate family dehydrogenase translates to MLRIAVIEGDGVGPEVMRAAESVLERYLEVELVRVRAGKSYFTESGRPIEEGGLERIRECEALLKGPVATPTKGPSYPSVNSLIRRSFGLFANVRPFKSYEGISLRRMDTVIVRENLECLYYGWEVDDEERAIAMRVITRRGAERISDFAFRLAKREGRRRVTAIHKRNILKRTDGLFLDAFYGVAARFDLRADDEIVDAAGYKLVKLDNAFDVMVTPNLYGDILSDVAAGVVGSIGLCGSAQIGEDFAAFEPIHGTAEDIAGRGIANPIGTLVAVSMMLDWLAERGRVRGGMGARLREAIESSLRDRTCLTPDLGGDCGTEGLTEEIVRRL, encoded by the coding sequence ATGCTGAGGATAGCCGTGATAGAGGGGGACGGGGTTGGTCCCGAGGTCATGAGGGCAGCCGAGTCCGTGCTCGAGAGGTACCTGGAGGTGGAGCTGGTGAGGGTGAGGGCGGGGAAGTCCTACTTCACTGAGTCAGGGAGGCCGATAGAGGAGGGGGGTTTGGAGAGGATAAGGGAGTGCGAGGCCCTCCTCAAGGGGCCCGTAGCCACCCCCACCAAGGGCCCCAGCTACCCCAGCGTCAACTCCCTGATAAGGAGATCCTTCGGACTCTTCGCGAACGTTAGACCGTTCAAGAGCTACGAGGGTATCTCCTTAAGGAGGATGGACACGGTAATAGTGAGGGAGAACTTGGAGTGCCTCTACTACGGCTGGGAGGTGGATGACGAGGAGCGGGCCATAGCCATGAGGGTGATCACGAGGAGGGGAGCTGAGAGGATATCCGATTTCGCATTCAGGTTAGCGAAGCGCGAGGGGAGGCGTAGGGTAACGGCCATCCACAAGAGGAACATACTGAAGAGGACCGATGGACTCTTCCTCGATGCCTTTTACGGGGTAGCGGCCAGGTTCGATCTGAGGGCCGATGACGAGATAGTCGATGCAGCGGGCTACAAGCTCGTTAAACTCGACAACGCCTTCGACGTCATGGTCACCCCGAACCTCTACGGTGACATACTCTCCGACGTAGCTGCTGGTGTCGTGGGAAGCATAGGGCTTTGCGGTTCAGCTCAGATAGGCGAGGACTTCGCTGCCTTCGAACCGATCCACGGGACGGCTGAGGACATAGCTGGTAGGGGAATAGCCAACCCTATAGGGACCTTGGTCGCGGTATCCATGATGCTGGACTGGCTGGCCGAGAGGGGGAGGGTGCGCGGGGGAATGGGGGCGAGGTTGAGGGAAGCGATAGAGTCCTCGCTGAGGGACAGGACCTGCCTGACGCCCGACTTGGGAGGTGATTGCGGCACCGAAGGATTAACCGAGGAGATAGTGAGGCGACTCTAA
- a CDS encoding YbhB/YbcL family Raf kinase inhibitor-like protein, giving the protein MNPRLLVAVLILALLLVATSILIWSPGGERGGGGEMQFSLKSVFENNGTIPRRYTCDGEDLSPPLSWQGGPRGAVSYVLIVDDPDAPVGVFTHWILYNIPASLNSLPEGVPKGKETSYGLQGRNDFGDYGYGGPCPPRGKPHRYFFKLYALDTMLELAPGARKSDVEKAMRGHVIGEAQLVGLYGRG; this is encoded by the coding sequence ATGAATCCTAGGCTCCTGGTCGCGGTCCTCATCCTCGCACTTCTCCTAGTCGCGACCTCCATCTTGATCTGGAGCCCGGGAGGAGAGCGCGGGGGAGGTGGGGAGATGCAGTTCTCCCTCAAGTCGGTTTTCGAGAACAATGGGACGATCCCAAGGAGGTACACCTGCGATGGCGAGGACCTCTCCCCTCCGTTGAGCTGGCAGGGAGGCCCTAGGGGCGCAGTCAGTTACGTGCTCATAGTAGATGATCCCGATGCCCCGGTCGGGGTGTTCACTCACTGGATCCTCTACAACATCCCAGCGAGCCTGAACTCCCTTCCTGAGGGTGTTCCTAAGGGGAAGGAGACTTCTTACGGGTTACAGGGGAGGAACGATTTCGGCGATTACGGTTACGGTGGCCCCTGCCCGCCCAGGGGGAAGCCTCACAGGTACTTCTTCAAGCTCTACGCCCTGGACACCATGTTGGAGCTGGCACCCGGTGCTAGAAAGAGCGATGTCGAAAAAGCCATGAGGGGTCACGTCATAGGGGAAGCTCAGCTAGTAGGCCTTTACGGGAGAGGATGA
- a CDS encoding recombinase RecB, which translates to MRNSLSVAKAILRSNGFEVLAELVPVRVGGYEVSDVDLIAVRSGERYAVEVKAGRVDVGGVRQAYVNAVLLNSKPLIICRGFSDASSEALARELSVEVIVLEDLLLSDPEELRRILREEVRSALIEVLPSILYPSELDDQDLLVLRSIARSSDFLEAASSLGMTPEQLGGLLREMRNRGKVPKWAKDYSQVKEWAESILQRG; encoded by the coding sequence ATGAGGAACTCCCTCTCGGTGGCTAAGGCCATCCTGAGGTCGAACGGTTTCGAGGTGCTGGCTGAGCTGGTCCCCGTGAGGGTAGGAGGGTACGAGGTCAGCGATGTGGACCTCATAGCGGTCAGGTCCGGGGAGAGGTACGCCGTTGAGGTGAAGGCAGGTAGGGTCGACGTTGGTGGAGTTAGGCAGGCTTACGTCAACGCCGTACTCCTGAACTCCAAGCCCCTGATAATCTGCAGGGGGTTCTCTGACGCCTCCTCAGAAGCCCTGGCTAGGGAACTGAGCGTCGAGGTCATCGTGCTGGAGGACCTCCTGCTCTCGGATCCCGAGGAACTGAGGAGGATCCTGAGGGAGGAGGTGAGGTCCGCTCTGATCGAGGTGCTGCCCTCCATCCTCTACCCATCTGAGCTCGACGATCAGGACCTGCTCGTGCTCAGGAGCATAGCCCGCTCGAGCGACTTCCTTGAGGCAGCCTCATCCCTGGGCATGACGCCTGAGCAGCTCGGGGGCCTCCTGAGGGAGATGAGAAACAGGGGAAAGGTCCCGAAGTGGGCTAAGGACTACTCTCAGGTCAAGGAGTGGGCTGAGTCCATCCTGCAGAGGGGTTAA
- a CDS encoding RAD55 family ATPase, with the protein MELARVMFGVEPLDFLIPEGILRGSLIGIFGETGTGKSALLNELAFRFLERGEKVIFVLLEDAPFSRVLSMSSLGFDVTEYLERGSLEFLDCFSYRLRDLHIPVPDYPRLRGATELEDPRDSESVWLTLFEKASQMRGKGIVLMDSLTEFLTIAPDASVLLDMMKTAKALLCRYYGVPLIYSFHFGFYDDFRFQMEVVSDGVIDLRFNPEVVSSALVKQARVRRMSGSRHRTEWVTFDVERGKGIVLVR; encoded by the coding sequence TTGGAGCTCGCTAGGGTGATGTTCGGCGTTGAGCCCCTGGACTTCCTGATCCCCGAGGGGATTTTGAGAGGCAGCTTAATAGGGATCTTCGGTGAGACGGGAACTGGGAAAAGCGCTTTGCTGAATGAGTTGGCCTTCAGGTTCTTGGAGAGGGGGGAGAAGGTTATCTTCGTCTTGCTGGAGGATGCACCCTTCTCCAGGGTCCTGAGCATGAGCTCCCTGGGTTTCGACGTGACCGAGTACCTTGAGAGGGGTTCCCTCGAGTTCCTGGACTGCTTCTCCTACAGATTGAGGGACCTACACATCCCCGTCCCTGACTACCCGAGGCTCAGGGGAGCCACCGAGCTAGAGGACCCCAGGGACTCGGAGAGCGTCTGGCTCACCCTCTTCGAGAAGGCAAGTCAGATGAGGGGGAAGGGCATCGTGCTCATGGACTCCCTCACGGAGTTCCTAACGATAGCTCCCGACGCATCGGTCCTCCTGGACATGATGAAGACGGCGAAAGCTCTCCTCTGCAGGTACTACGGCGTCCCCCTAATCTACAGCTTCCACTTCGGGTTCTACGATGACTTCAGGTTCCAGATGGAGGTGGTATCGGATGGCGTCATAGACCTGAGGTTCAACCCCGAGGTCGTGAGCAGCGCTCTGGTGAAGCAAGCCAGGGTGAGGAGGATGAGCGGCTCTAGGCACAGGACGGAGTGGGTGACTTTCGATGTGGAGAGGGGGAAGGGCATCGTGCTGGTGAGGTGA
- a CDS encoding methyltransferase domain-containing protein, which yields MDDHLARVYDEIAEGYFHVRSKPWPEVELVERGPVLDLGCGTGRHSHYLMRKGFEVVCADLSWEMLRVASRRFSGERVQCDAAFLPFRDGSFSTVLYIATLHHLRGELRLRSLIEVRRVLREDGVAIISVWALFQPRFFRKFPTMFVNFIRGMGFRDVYVPWRRGDKVLLRYYHLFTKSELLSLLRKAGFSEVRYYGRSFRSKLFAENHVAVARK from the coding sequence ATGGACGATCACCTAGCCAGGGTCTACGATGAGATAGCTGAGGGCTACTTTCACGTAAGGTCTAAGCCCTGGCCCGAGGTTGAACTCGTCGAACGAGGCCCCGTACTCGACTTGGGCTGCGGCACGGGGAGGCACTCCCACTACTTGATGCGGAAGGGCTTCGAGGTCGTATGCGCGGACCTATCCTGGGAGATGCTGAGGGTCGCCTCCAGGAGGTTCTCCGGTGAGAGGGTCCAGTGCGATGCGGCCTTTCTACCTTTCAGGGATGGGTCCTTCTCAACGGTCCTCTACATAGCTACGCTTCACCACCTGAGGGGAGAGTTAAGGCTGAGGTCCCTGATCGAGGTGAGGAGGGTACTGAGGGAGGATGGCGTAGCTATAATCTCCGTATGGGCCCTCTTCCAACCGAGGTTCTTCAGGAAGTTCCCAACTATGTTCGTCAACTTCATCAGGGGGATGGGTTTCAGGGACGTCTACGTCCCCTGGAGGAGGGGGGATAAGGTCCTCCTCAGGTACTACCACCTCTTCACGAAGTCTGAGCTCCTCTCGCTGCTTAGGAAAGCTGGGTTCTCGGAGGTGAGGTACTACGGGAGGAGCTTCAGGTCCAAGCTCTTCGCTGAGAACCACGTAGCCGTCGCGAGGAAGTGA
- a CDS encoding MTH1187 family thiamine-binding protein yields MVMAEVTIVPIGVGASLSDYVTEAVSVALRSGLKVRVTPTSTILEGELDEIMRVIREMHESQFLKGAPRVLTVVKIDDRRDKVVTMEYKVEVVEKKLRERIG; encoded by the coding sequence ATGGTGATGGCCGAGGTTACCATAGTTCCCATCGGTGTGGGTGCGAGTTTAAGCGATTACGTCACCGAAGCCGTGAGTGTAGCCCTTAGGAGCGGGCTCAAGGTGAGGGTCACCCCGACCTCTACCATCTTAGAGGGTGAGCTTGATGAGATAATGAGGGTCATAAGGGAGATGCACGAGTCCCAGTTCCTGAAGGGCGCTCCCAGAGTGCTTACAGTGGTGAAGATAGATGATAGGAGGGACAAGGTGGTGACCATGGAGTACAAGGTGGAGGTTGTTGAGAAGAAGCTCAGGGAGAGGATCGGATAA